A single Sutterella megalosphaeroides DNA region contains:
- a CDS encoding flavocytochrome c, giving the protein MKLRTTLLTAAIGGLFAVTAFAAPVTQEGTGVGKHGDITVAVTFDEGRITDIKVVKNQENPVLAKKVFTDLKDHVVQSNSADLDVISGATFSSKGFLDAVKDAAKKAGVTLSKADKKALKKAVVNLPKESSYDVVVIGAGGAGFSAAIEAKNAGANVVLLEKMPAVGGNSLISGAEMNVARNWVQPKLGITDDSPELHAEDTYKGGDKKGDMKVINVMTHQALDAALWCRDYLGVKFEDDNLFFFGGHSRKRALIPVGHTGTEFIAKFQAKADELGIPVITNMKAEELVKDKDGRVVGVKATMDGNTYTFNAKGGVVLATGGFGANPEMVKKYNPKIDERFKTTDAPGATGEALYMAERAGAELVNMSYIQTYPICDPISGVIELIADARFDGAIMLNQEGKRFVEELERRDVLSEAILKQTGAYCWVLWNDKIGAISNTVKAHPTEYEAFTKQGIMKTCDDLKCIADFTKIPFDQLKATTDRVTSMAGKGNDKDFNHRSGLVDMSQGKYYVIKAVPSTHHTMGGVRINEKAQALTKDGQVIPGLWAAGEVTGVTHGTNRLGGNAYTDIIVFGRIAGKAAAEAAK; this is encoded by the coding sequence ATGAAGTTGCGTACCACGCTTCTTACCGCCGCGATCGGCGGTCTTTTCGCCGTCACGGCTTTTGCCGCCCCCGTTACCCAGGAAGGCACGGGCGTCGGCAAGCACGGCGATATCACGGTTGCCGTCACGTTCGACGAAGGCCGCATCACCGACATCAAAGTCGTGAAGAACCAGGAAAACCCCGTTCTCGCGAAGAAAGTCTTCACGGACCTGAAGGATCACGTCGTTCAGTCGAACTCCGCCGACCTCGACGTCATCTCGGGCGCCACCTTCTCCTCGAAGGGTTTCCTCGACGCCGTTAAGGACGCCGCCAAGAAGGCGGGCGTGACGCTCTCGAAGGCCGACAAGAAGGCCCTCAAGAAGGCCGTCGTCAACCTCCCGAAGGAATCCTCCTATGACGTGGTCGTGATCGGTGCGGGCGGCGCGGGCTTCTCGGCCGCGATCGAAGCGAAGAACGCCGGTGCGAACGTCGTCCTCCTTGAAAAGATGCCCGCCGTCGGCGGCAACTCCCTCATTTCGGGCGCCGAAATGAACGTGGCCCGCAACTGGGTCCAGCCCAAGCTCGGCATCACCGACGACTCGCCCGAACTCCACGCCGAAGACACCTACAAGGGCGGCGACAAGAAGGGCGACATGAAGGTCATCAACGTCATGACCCATCAGGCGCTCGACGCCGCGCTCTGGTGCCGCGACTACCTCGGCGTCAAGTTCGAAGACGACAACCTCTTCTTCTTCGGCGGCCACAGCCGCAAGCGCGCTCTGATTCCGGTCGGCCACACCGGCACGGAATTCATCGCGAAGTTCCAGGCCAAGGCCGACGAACTCGGCATTCCGGTCATCACCAACATGAAGGCCGAAGAGCTTGTTAAGGACAAGGACGGTCGCGTCGTCGGCGTCAAGGCCACGATGGACGGCAACACTTACACCTTCAATGCCAAGGGCGGCGTCGTGCTCGCTACGGGCGGCTTCGGTGCCAACCCCGAAATGGTGAAGAAGTACAACCCGAAGATCGACGAACGCTTCAAGACGACCGACGCTCCGGGCGCCACGGGCGAAGCTCTCTACATGGCGGAACGTGCGGGTGCCGAGCTCGTCAACATGAGCTACATCCAGACGTACCCGATCTGCGACCCGATCTCGGGCGTGATCGAACTCATCGCCGACGCGCGCTTTGACGGCGCCATCATGCTCAACCAGGAAGGCAAGCGCTTCGTCGAAGAACTCGAACGTCGCGACGTGCTCTCCGAAGCCATCCTCAAGCAGACGGGCGCTTATTGCTGGGTTCTCTGGAACGACAAGATCGGTGCGATCTCCAACACCGTCAAGGCTCACCCGACCGAATACGAAGCCTTCACGAAGCAGGGCATCATGAAGACCTGCGACGACCTGAAGTGCATCGCCGACTTCACGAAGATCCCGTTCGATCAGCTTAAGGCCACGACGGATCGCGTCACCTCGATGGCCGGCAAGGGCAACGACAAGGACTTCAACCACCGCAGCGGCCTCGTCGACATGAGCCAGGGCAAGTACTACGTCATCAAGGCGGTGCCCTCCACCCACCACACGATGGGCGGCGTTCGCATCAACGAAAAGGCGCAGGCTCTGACGAAGGACGGTCAGGTCATTCCGGGCCTCTGGGCCGCGGGTGAAGTGACGGGTGTCACGCACGGCACGAACCGCCTCGGCGGCAACGCCTACACGGACATCATCGTCTTCGGTCGCATCGCCGGCAAGGCCGCCGCCGAAGCCGCGAAGTAA
- a CDS encoding MFS transporter yields MTALRLRSDVFVTISGAGTPFLDGFSTASAAFLILLVPGLTSLETALMTSLFLAGSFAGSLVAGPIADRFGRRGLFAGAAAGILALTLLARALPEVSVILAMRFLTGFLVGGDYPVSQAIVTESVSPERRTRALAVMMLAWNVGALSAVVTALPVLLADRSWLFFWTVQAAVAGILFLMRLRVAESSEWLRERDKGEKKVEDRETSSEREALTAEPSESRSGKRAYRRNLVFCAGFWLCQTVPVTVMMFYAGRIIEILTGTNGPVTHMLLLYGFFLVGAIPTLFPVVASRPRTVLLTTYVAMFMGLALVAFGGSDTAASAGFVLFAFAYGLQAPLDFVYPNLLFPTAIRARAVGLVTALARVGATASAFAFPLLLEDFGAPALFAGGLGLLASGFLLGLLLAPRDRALGASVNLKE; encoded by the coding sequence ATGACCGCATTGCGTTTGCGCTCCGACGTCTTCGTGACGATCTCGGGCGCCGGCACGCCGTTTCTCGACGGCTTTTCGACTGCATCCGCCGCTTTTTTGATTCTGCTGGTTCCCGGGCTCACGTCGCTTGAAACCGCGCTCATGACGAGTCTCTTTCTCGCGGGATCGTTCGCGGGCTCGCTCGTGGCGGGACCGATTGCGGACCGCTTCGGTCGGCGCGGGCTCTTTGCGGGGGCGGCGGCCGGGATCCTCGCGCTCACGCTTCTCGCCCGCGCGCTTCCCGAGGTGAGCGTCATTCTCGCGATGCGCTTTTTGACGGGGTTTTTGGTCGGGGGCGACTACCCCGTCTCGCAGGCGATCGTCACGGAATCCGTCTCGCCCGAACGGCGCACGCGGGCTCTGGCCGTCATGATGCTCGCGTGGAATGTCGGCGCTCTCTCGGCCGTCGTTACGGCGCTCCCCGTACTGCTTGCCGACCGCTCGTGGCTCTTTTTCTGGACCGTGCAGGCCGCGGTGGCGGGGATCCTCTTTTTGATGCGCCTGCGCGTTGCGGAGTCCTCCGAGTGGCTGCGCGAGCGCGACAAGGGGGAGAAAAAGGTTGAGGACCGTGAAACGTCGTCCGAAAGGGAGGCGCTTACGGCCGAACCTTCCGAAAGCCGTTCCGGCAAGCGCGCCTACCGCCGCAATCTTGTCTTTTGTGCGGGCTTCTGGCTCTGCCAGACCGTGCCCGTCACGGTGATGATGTTCTATGCGGGCCGCATCATCGAAATCCTCACGGGAACGAACGGTCCCGTGACGCACATGCTGCTTCTTTACGGGTTCTTCCTCGTCGGGGCGATCCCGACGCTCTTTCCCGTCGTCGCCTCTCGCCCGAGGACCGTTCTCCTCACGACCTACGTCGCGATGTTTATGGGCCTGGCGCTCGTTGCTTTCGGCGGGAGCGACACGGCGGCCTCGGCGGGGTTCGTGCTTTTCGCCTTTGCCTACGGGCTGCAGGCGCCGCTTGACTTCGTGTACCCGAATCTCCTTTTCCCCACGGCGATCCGCGCTCGGGCCGTGGGGCTCGTGACCGCGCTCGCGCGCGTCGGGGCGACGGCATCCGCTTTTGCGTTCCCGCTTCTCCTGGAAGATTTCGGCGCGCCGGCGCTCTTCGCTGGCGGTCTCGGGCTGCTCGCCTCGGGGTTTTTACTCGGACTGCTCCTTGCGCCCCGCGATCGGGCCCTCGGTGCGTCTGTGAATCTGAAAGAATAA
- a CDS encoding HAL/PAL/TAL family ammonia-lyase, translating to MQLKPIVIGLAMSLAALSANATVTLTGKTLTQDEAWRVAEGEEVAIAPEAMKQVTDSNRLVMTAARQGVEIYGLTVGVGLNKDHKLFEASGEMTETARRASIDFNRNILRSHSVGYGAHLPKETARLAMVVRLNTLLTGRSGAQPYVAELYRDFLNKGITPVIPTRGSIGDADITLASHVGSVMMGEWRAEVDGKVVSGAEALRMKGIRPLVPEGKDGLAILSTNSVGIAMTMSAMREMRRVLQLSPVVYGLTLEGMNGNVAPFLAQTVKSHPLAGLSEAATEMRATLKGSYLWEKDPTRALQDPLSFRTTVYTISEAKRALNDLDELVNVQINSSDDNPGVILNASKEDLESSQVAQYFVKGEGLEGAIIPSANFEPLPIAIAAERAAIALGHVAHNSLHRTLRLDEDRFSGLSRYLAGPNNTAGHSFGATEDSMVSIYAENVDLANPVSLASTPVEGNIEDSASNLPRVANRLERSASNLIDLYAMEMLHNTQAIDLRKMKRSDVKLSEKTQALYDAYRKVVPFVEKDRIFSEDLEAGVKLLKSYEVK from the coding sequence ATGCAGCTCAAACCCATCGTTATCGGACTTGCCATGTCGCTTGCCGCCCTTTCCGCCAACGCCACCGTGACCCTCACCGGGAAGACGCTCACCCAGGACGAAGCCTGGCGCGTTGCCGAAGGCGAAGAAGTCGCTATCGCTCCCGAAGCCATGAAGCAGGTAACGGATTCGAACCGCCTCGTCATGACCGCCGCCCGCCAGGGCGTTGAAATCTACGGTCTCACGGTGGGCGTCGGTCTCAACAAGGATCACAAGCTCTTCGAAGCCTCGGGCGAAATGACCGAAACCGCCCGCCGGGCGAGCATCGACTTCAACCGCAACATCCTGCGCTCGCACTCCGTCGGGTACGGCGCTCACCTCCCGAAGGAAACCGCGCGTCTCGCGATGGTCGTGCGTCTCAACACGCTCCTGACGGGCCGCTCGGGCGCTCAGCCCTACGTGGCGGAGCTCTACCGCGACTTCTTGAATAAAGGCATCACGCCCGTGATCCCGACCCGCGGCTCGATCGGCGACGCGGACATCACGCTCGCTTCGCACGTGGGCTCCGTCATGATGGGCGAATGGCGCGCCGAAGTGGACGGCAAGGTCGTCTCGGGCGCCGAAGCGCTCCGCATGAAGGGCATTCGCCCGCTCGTTCCGGAAGGCAAGGACGGTCTTGCGATTCTTTCCACCAACTCCGTCGGCATCGCGATGACGATGAGCGCCATGCGCGAAATGCGCCGCGTGCTTCAGCTCTCGCCCGTTGTCTACGGCCTTACGCTCGAAGGCATGAACGGGAACGTCGCCCCCTTCCTCGCTCAGACCGTGAAGAGCCATCCTCTCGCGGGGCTCTCCGAAGCCGCGACCGAAATGCGCGCCACTCTGAAGGGCTCCTACCTCTGGGAAAAGGATCCGACCCGTGCGCTCCAGGATCCCCTTTCCTTCCGCACGACGGTCTACACGATCTCCGAAGCCAAGCGCGCTTTGAACGATCTTGACGAACTCGTCAACGTTCAGATCAACAGCTCCGACGACAATCCGGGCGTCATTCTCAACGCCTCGAAGGAGGACCTCGAATCGAGCCAGGTCGCGCAGTACTTCGTGAAGGGCGAAGGCCTCGAAGGCGCCATCATTCCGAGCGCGAACTTCGAACCGCTCCCGATCGCGATTGCCGCCGAACGCGCCGCGATCGCCCTCGGTCACGTCGCTCACAATTCGCTCCACCGCACGCTACGTCTCGACGAAGACCGCTTCTCGGGCCTCTCGCGCTACCTCGCCGGCCCCAACAACACGGCCGGTCACTCGTTCGGCGCGACCGAAGACTCGATGGTCTCGATCTACGCGGAAAACGTCGATCTCGCGAACCCCGTGTCGCTCGCGAGCACGCCGGTTGAAGGCAACATCGAAGACTCCGCTTCGAACCTTCCGCGCGTGGCGAACCGTCTCGAGCGCAGCGCCTCGAACCTGATCGACCTCTACGCGATGGAAATGCTCCACAACACCCAGGCGATCGACCTCCGGAAGATGAAGCGCTCCGACGTGAAGCTCTCCGAAAAGACGCAGGCCCTCTACGACGCCTACCGCAAGGTGGTACCCTTTGTTGAAAAGGACCGTATCTTCTCCGAAGACCTCGAAGCGGGCGTGAAGCTCTTGAAGAGCTACGAAGTGAAATAA
- a CDS encoding DEAD/DEAH box helicase — MTPDKPASGNASDVPPWVAVEGEEGFGPLEIPPSTPQTGGLFSAADLDGPKTTKPNKLSKPSASRPSPDPLVASLDVHDIDDPLEDAVWAVYAPLVASRPSALRPHASSDTSSRTSAHTSSHTSTRTSKRPASGVRYDPAEHAAVDEHAPWMESPPQAGAAAEAAVAAVPASAARAPSATEAKAPAAKHTQHTEVPVKTHVRSPAPTHEKTHENAPEKVHAHARAAVPGTDPKAKPQAQPPQPTQSQTVPYEDPTEAPSKVFAKKPDSDPAHASSANPMPSSPRLGGGVPPADPTEAAPRPLTKEEEHRAEVLRFWSALELFSPPGFSEISTERSALCRWRPGASDVRSLEARAFWESELWPEGAVQIDTKALPREEVRAAVPYFRVYLGIVPLRTLFSHVLRVLEVPLGSSRPAEDALYQPGAARRGVLAENPGLEPVLAEASNIRGTAFLACFELNPWGKLVPGSFRLSDIVSALSLAVRKKRGAAELRRRGERIPKDFFAVPFTIEDAALRNGFYTEHFSEYARKTLGTDASHPGYKRTLDRDGVVTIEDPQGDAKRASADFVEYVSTRIASWIGWGEVFDCAVRVSKHDARWEPSSEDGECLGSFYLGDLRRLLRLAEAGESLGKPLETLLGRASRPEERHDILREPAAVKAALNPERFPLGRWPSDASHHLYAAQQAAVNIVCAPLGRGTEFGKKVNGEGDAATLSASAAAPLSTSSSTPSTSSMPVSDKACPPILSLNGPPGTGKSWLLRDVVADIVVARAETLSGLEHSSDVFDSTRSVTIETNGETLDIRPVRSDLTAPFTIVVASNNNAAIRNITDTLPRSFSLSRRKVDPRTGRETKSAPFGYWRDTALKMLRGLEFLTGGNAPSGSRTARAGVDPTSAAAGALEKSVWGLVSATLGRRANCRRFAFDVLTTAKPAPEAAASEGRDPMRPSNPSAANGTDAAPSSAEHDASLPAQLREEARYLNFTDTSPEENWIRARDQFLAIRERVVKRIERYAGSSMKPSLFTRSFEEDPSQHKTSLWVDEAFERDRSELFLAALSLHAALLVAQAEAFANNFEMAGRWLKSGQTQFRSGSAIDLFRLLSLAVPVVSTTLASAERLFSGVRREEIGWLFVDEASQATAGAAAGLLARSKRAVVLGDPRQLMPVVTMPEPLVEYLRERLARSRAVEPFWGPLRSSLQSLVDRTMTVGAAIRDAETQDEVWTGLPLRTHRRCGSPMFEISNAVSYANQMVQMTPRTDDGRPQLSRWIDVVPRTVPGAKHAQASAAGARASGSDAGDASATHETGFVAKRDPKIVGEELEWMSRELRALESDRRFRHASVFVLSPFRSVADAAASIVRSLRLRSIVVRADTVHAFQGQEADIVVLVLGSAPGEAGKRQRRWAASPVNLINVAVTRARRDLVVIGNYEEWTAEPVFRLVSEHLERETTEPVEVTVFDKSSRKAQEEVREADLFDAYADMNAPLPEPDLPPAPPIEFESDPESAPDFGPDDVPPEHSESG; from the coding sequence GTGACGCCCGACAAGCCTGCTTCCGGGAACGCCTCGGACGTTCCTCCTTGGGTTGCCGTTGAAGGGGAGGAGGGGTTCGGTCCCTTGGAAATCCCGCCGAGCACGCCGCAGACGGGCGGGCTCTTTTCGGCGGCGGACCTCGACGGCCCGAAGACCACCAAGCCCAACAAGCTCTCCAAGCCCTCCGCATCCCGCCCGTCGCCCGACCCGCTCGTCGCGTCCCTTGACGTTCACGACATCGACGATCCGCTCGAAGACGCGGTCTGGGCTGTGTACGCGCCGCTCGTCGCTTCGAGGCCCTCCGCGTTGCGTCCTCATGCCTCGTCCGATACGTCGAGCCGAACTTCAGCCCATACGTCGTCTCATACGTCGACCCGCACGTCGAAGCGCCCTGCCTCGGGCGTGCGGTACGACCCGGCCGAACATGCCGCCGTTGACGAGCACGCCCCCTGGATGGAGAGCCCGCCCCAAGCGGGTGCCGCAGCCGAGGCCGCTGTCGCCGCAGTCCCTGCGTCCGCTGCGCGTGCCCCGTCGGCAACCGAGGCGAAAGCTCCGGCAGCGAAACATACCCAACATACGGAAGTCCCCGTCAAGACCCACGTCCGATCGCCCGCTCCGACGCACGAGAAGACGCACGAGAATGCTCCCGAGAAGGTGCACGCACACGCTCGTGCGGCAGTCCCAGGAACGGATCCGAAAGCGAAGCCTCAAGCGCAGCCCCCGCAGCCCACGCAGTCCCAAACGGTCCCCTATGAGGACCCCACGGAGGCTCCCTCCAAGGTCTTCGCGAAAAAGCCCGACTCCGATCCCGCGCACGCGTCGTCTGCGAACCCCATGCCTTCGAGCCCCCGGCTTGGGGGAGGCGTACCTCCCGCGGACCCGACCGAAGCCGCGCCGCGGCCGCTTACGAAGGAAGAAGAGCACCGCGCCGAGGTCCTGCGCTTTTGGTCCGCCCTCGAACTCTTTTCGCCGCCGGGATTTTCGGAAATCTCGACGGAGCGCTCCGCCCTTTGTCGGTGGCGGCCCGGCGCGAGCGACGTTCGGAGTCTTGAAGCGCGCGCCTTCTGGGAGAGCGAACTCTGGCCCGAGGGCGCCGTTCAGATCGACACGAAAGCCTTGCCGCGTGAAGAAGTGCGCGCAGCGGTGCCGTACTTCCGGGTGTATCTGGGGATCGTGCCTTTGCGCACGCTCTTTTCACACGTGTTGCGCGTTCTCGAAGTGCCGCTCGGCTCAAGCCGACCTGCGGAGGACGCCCTCTATCAGCCGGGTGCGGCGCGCCGCGGGGTCCTCGCGGAGAATCCGGGGCTGGAGCCCGTCCTTGCCGAGGCGTCGAACATTCGGGGAACGGCCTTTCTCGCGTGCTTTGAACTCAACCCCTGGGGAAAACTCGTTCCGGGAAGCTTCCGACTCTCGGACATCGTGTCGGCTCTGAGCCTCGCGGTTCGGAAAAAGCGCGGGGCGGCGGAACTCCGTCGTCGGGGCGAACGCATCCCGAAGGACTTCTTCGCCGTTCCCTTCACGATCGAAGACGCCGCCCTGCGAAACGGGTTCTACACGGAGCACTTCTCGGAATACGCCCGAAAGACGCTCGGGACGGACGCGTCGCATCCGGGCTACAAGCGTACGCTCGATCGCGACGGGGTCGTGACGATCGAGGACCCGCAGGGTGACGCGAAGCGTGCGAGCGCCGACTTCGTCGAATACGTCTCGACCCGAATCGCGTCCTGGATCGGGTGGGGCGAAGTCTTCGACTGCGCCGTGCGCGTTTCGAAACACGACGCCCGCTGGGAGCCCTCGTCCGAAGACGGCGAATGCCTCGGGAGCTTCTACCTCGGGGACTTGCGTCGCCTTTTGCGCCTCGCGGAAGCGGGCGAGTCGCTCGGGAAACCCCTGGAAACGCTCCTCGGTCGGGCGAGCCGTCCCGAAGAGCGCCACGATATCCTGCGCGAACCCGCCGCCGTGAAGGCGGCCCTCAACCCCGAGCGCTTCCCTCTCGGGCGGTGGCCGAGCGACGCGTCGCACCACCTCTACGCCGCGCAGCAGGCGGCCGTCAACATCGTCTGCGCGCCGCTCGGTCGCGGGACCGAATTCGGAAAGAAGGTCAACGGGGAGGGGGATGCCGCTACGTTGTCGGCGTCCGCCGCCGCCCCCCTTTCAACGTCCTCTTCGACGCCCTCGACGTCTTCGATGCCCGTTTCGGACAAAGCCTGTCCGCCGATTCTGTCCCTCAACGGCCCTCCGGGCACGGGGAAGAGCTGGCTCTTGCGCGACGTCGTCGCCGACATCGTCGTGGCGCGCGCCGAGACGCTCTCCGGGCTCGAACATTCGAGCGACGTTTTCGATTCCACCCGATCCGTCACGATCGAAACGAACGGCGAAACGCTCGACATTCGTCCCGTGCGCTCGGATCTGACCGCCCCCTTTACGATCGTCGTCGCCTCGAACAACAACGCGGCCATTCGCAACATCACCGACACGCTCCCGCGAAGCTTTTCGCTCTCGCGCCGCAAGGTCGACCCGCGCACGGGGCGTGAAACGAAGAGCGCCCCCTTCGGCTACTGGCGCGATACGGCCTTGAAGATGCTGCGGGGTCTCGAATTCCTGACGGGCGGCAACGCTCCGAGCGGCAGTCGCACCGCCCGAGCCGGGGTCGATCCGACGTCGGCCGCGGCGGGCGCTCTGGAAAAGAGCGTCTGGGGGCTCGTTTCCGCCACGCTCGGTCGGCGGGCGAACTGCCGGCGCTTTGCCTTCGACGTCCTTACGACGGCAAAGCCCGCGCCGGAAGCGGCGGCCTCGGAGGGTCGCGACCCGATGCGTCCGAGCAACCCGAGCGCTGCGAACGGCACTGACGCCGCCCCTTCGTCCGCCGAACACGATGCGTCGCTTCCCGCGCAGCTTCGCGAAGAAGCGCGCTATCTGAATTTCACCGACACCTCTCCGGAAGAAAACTGGATTCGCGCGCGCGATCAGTTCCTCGCGATTCGCGAGCGGGTCGTGAAACGGATCGAGCGCTATGCGGGCTCGTCCATGAAGCCCTCGCTTTTTACGCGCTCCTTCGAAGAAGACCCCTCGCAGCACAAAACGAGCCTCTGGGTGGACGAAGCGTTCGAGCGGGACCGCTCGGAACTTTTCCTCGCGGCGCTCTCGCTCCATGCGGCGCTGCTCGTCGCGCAGGCGGAAGCTTTTGCGAACAACTTCGAGATGGCGGGGCGTTGGTTGAAGAGCGGGCAGACGCAATTCCGATCGGGAAGCGCGATCGACCTCTTTCGGCTGCTTTCGCTTGCCGTTCCCGTCGTTTCGACGACGCTTGCGAGTGCCGAGCGTCTTTTCAGCGGCGTGCGACGCGAAGAAATCGGCTGGCTCTTCGTCGACGAAGCGAGTCAGGCCACCGCCGGCGCGGCGGCGGGACTGCTTGCGCGCTCCAAGCGCGCGGTCGTGCTCGGCGACCCCCGTCAGCTGATGCCGGTCGTGACGATGCCGGAGCCCTTGGTCGAGTACCTGCGCGAGCGGCTTGCGCGTTCTCGGGCGGTGGAACCTTTCTGGGGGCCCCTGCGTTCGTCCCTTCAGTCCCTCGTCGACCGCACGATGACCGTGGGGGCCGCCATTCGCGACGCCGAAACGCAGGACGAAGTCTGGACGGGCTTGCCCCTTCGAACGCACCGCCGTTGCGGCTCGCCCATGTTCGAAATCTCGAACGCCGTCTCGTACGCCAACCAGATGGTGCAGATGACGCCGCGAACGGACGACGGTCGTCCGCAGCTCTCGCGCTGGATCGACGTCGTGCCGCGGACGGTGCCGGGTGCTAAGCACGCGCAGGCCTCGGCGGCTGGCGCTCGGGCAAGCGGCTCGGATGCGGGGGATGCCTCCGCTACGCACGAAACGGGGTTCGTCGCGAAGCGCGACCCGAAGATCGTCGGGGAAGAGCTCGAATGGATGAGTCGCGAGTTGCGGGCGTTGGAGAGCGACCGTCGGTTCCGTCATGCGTCGGTCTTCGTCCTTTCGCCCTTCCGAAGCGTGGCGGATGCGGCCGCATCGATCGTCAGGAGCCTCCGACTTCGTTCGATTGTCGTTCGTGCCGACACCGTGCACGCCTTCCAGGGGCAGGAAGCCGACATCGTCGTTCTCGTTCTCGGGAGCGCCCCGGGCGAAGCGGGGAAGCGCCAGCGCCGCTGGGCGGCCTCGCCCGTCAATCTCATCAACGTGGCGGTGACGCGCGCGCGGCGCGACCTCGTCGTGATCGGGAACTACGAGGAGTGGACGGCAGAACCCGTCTTCCGACTCGTGAGCGAACACCTGGAGCGCGAAACGACCGAACCCGTCGAGGTGACGGTCTTCGACAAATCCTCCCGCAAGGCGCAGGAAGAGGTGCGCGAAGCGGATTTGTTCGACGCGTACGCGGACATGAACGCGCCGCTTCCCGAACCGGATCTGCCGCCCGCGCCGCCGATCGAGTTTGAGAGCGATCCCGAAAGTGCTCCCGATTTCGGTCCCGACGACGTGCCGCCCGAGCATTCGGAGTCCGGTTGA
- a CDS encoding CreA family protein — protein MTSRTLRLCGALGAAVIALAGCSNDEVAEVSLGVFTFKNITTNAFVDPVVTGVTCHVTSIESPLQFSDPSESSVSCRQTGEITPEMIVAIPKGKDGDVVFRKSKSVFFKTMKIRRIYDEANQTLLYVSYSTKETSGSFKHSLSTVPLWGTAAYRKPAPGGMNGTGGVASESAENALDGRDTAL, from the coding sequence ATGACCTCTCGCACTCTTCGCCTTTGCGGCGCGCTCGGCGCCGCGGTCATCGCACTTGCGGGCTGCTCGAACGACGAAGTCGCCGAAGTCTCGCTCGGCGTCTTCACCTTCAAGAACATCACCACGAACGCCTTCGTCGACCCCGTGGTCACGGGCGTCACGTGTCACGTCACGAGCATCGAGTCGCCGCTTCAGTTCTCGGACCCGTCGGAGAGCTCCGTCTCCTGCCGCCAGACGGGCGAAATCACGCCCGAGATGATTGTCGCCATTCCGAAGGGGAAGGACGGCGACGTGGTCTTCCGCAAGTCGAAGAGCGTCTTCTTCAAAACGATGAAGATCCGTCGCATCTACGACGAAGCGAACCAGACGCTCCTTTATGTCAGCTACTCGACGAAGGAAACGTCGGGAAGCTTCAAGCATTCCTTGTCGACTGTGCCGCTCTGGGGGACGGCCGCCTACCGCAAGCCCGCCCCGGGCGGAATGAACGGAACGGGCGGCGTCGCTTCGGAAAGCGCCGAGAACGCTCTCGACGGGCGCGACACGGCGCTCTGA
- a CDS encoding TetR/AcrR family transcriptional regulator: MSLKAQKTKADLLKAARAVLLSGGIARLSMDRVAEQAGVSKGAIMYHFPTKRALQAALIEDYAEHLDRELRRHEAKFEGLPEETLVPGFVSWFRQFSSDNRGWASVGVQLLSQQAHDPELLEPVRAWYARLFARILRLPKRRRSRMLLVIMALEGCFYAHKFGVDTIPAETKEEIYALMTDLTGTSDVERKSDDTEKAASESAAS; this comes from the coding sequence ATGTCGCTCAAAGCTCAGAAAACCAAAGCTGACCTTCTCAAAGCCGCCCGTGCGGTGCTCCTTTCGGGCGGGATCGCGCGCCTCAGCATGGACCGCGTGGCCGAGCAGGCGGGCGTAAGCAAGGGCGCCATCATGTACCACTTTCCCACGAAGCGCGCCCTTCAGGCCGCTTTGATCGAAGATTACGCCGAACACCTCGATCGGGAACTTCGGCGCCACGAGGCGAAGTTCGAGGGGCTCCCCGAAGAAACGCTCGTTCCTGGGTTCGTCTCCTGGTTTCGGCAGTTCAGCAGCGACAACCGCGGCTGGGCCTCGGTGGGCGTGCAGCTTCTCTCGCAACAGGCGCACGATCCGGAGTTGCTCGAACCCGTGCGCGCCTGGTACGCGCGGCTTTTCGCGCGCATCCTGCGCCTTCCGAAGCGCCGTCGCAGCCGTATGCTGCTTGTGATCATGGCGCTCGAAGGGTGCTTCTACGCGCACAAGTTCGGCGTCGACACGATTCCCGCCGAGACGAAGGAAGAGATTTACGCACTGATGACGGATTTGACGGGGACGAGCGATGTCGAGCGCAAAAGCGACGACACCGAGAAAGCCGCCTCCGAAAGCGCGGCGAGCTGA